In the genome of Daucus carota subsp. sativus chromosome 9, DH1 v3.0, whole genome shotgun sequence, the window ACATATAAAGTAGCCTTCCATCCAATGTATTGTAACTGTTAGCCTTTGAGAGATTTATATATGCAGAGACTAAGTAGCCATGTTTGTTTCAGGCAACTATAATCCCCAATCCCGGGACAAAGTACATTATTTTCCTGAAATTGAAAGGATTATAATTCCATTCAAATATATTGCAATCTCTGTTCAATTCATTTTTATTGGATTATAATACCTTCTCTCACAAAACATTTCAATCCCATaatatgaacaaaaataatGTTTAAGATGTGAATTCATCAGGATTATAATTCTTTATATTTGAGATAAATAAGATAATAAATCGTGGATTATAATTCTTTAAAGAAACATGGCCATAtgatgtgtttggttgaggCGAATGAATTCACAATGAATGGAGTGAAATTTAAATTATGCAAGGAAGATTATTCAAAATTGCCATTTCAttcctcattccattccttgcACACTATACTGGAGTGACACCCCCAATTTGAGAAGGAATGTTTCATTCTCTCCTATACTCAATTTCTTGTGTAATTTCATCAATAACAATTTCGCACTCaattctttttcaaaacttccctcctactctaatattttcttttactttCTCATTCCATtcttcccaaccaaacacaacattttgAGAAGGAATGCTTCATTCTTTCCAATACTCAATTTCTTCTACAATTTCATCATAACAATTCCGCactcaatttttttatcaaaacttccctcctatctctaatattttcttttactttCCCATTCCATTCTTCCctaccaaacacaacattagagaATCTAGAAGCAAGGGTGGCTAAACAACTTGATATTGCAAAACTGAAGCTGTCAAATGTAGTTtcttttttaagaaattattaCTTTTCGGAATTAAGATAGTGTGGTACACATGAATACAATGTTTTGCtattgttttaaattaattcctACCAGCACCCAATGAGTACACAAATTATGCATCAGAAAGGAGATCACAGATTTTGTGCTAGCAAACAATATAAGAAGCGGATGGCTACATAGTGATGTTTGGATAAATATAAGTTGCAAATTGACGATGTCAAtgcaatgattttttattttttttgctaggtAGGGAAGTGATTTATATCATAAAGATTACTGCATtcgaagaaaaaaatatatttcagtaACTTAACAGAATGCCAAGAATATATAGTAAATCACTTTAAAGATGAATTCATAATAACAATTGGTGCATCttaaacacataaattacaTATACGAATACTTACAGGAAGTTCATTTCTCTCTTTGATGCAACTTTCTGCAGTCTAATCTGCTCTCTGAATTTGGCAATAAATTCGGCAGCTTTCTTGTCAACCTCATTAAATTCTATGTGAGTGTCACCAACAATGCCTGGCCTGGTTTCCTCCTTATCTGCGATAACCTGGAAGTTATCAGACTCCATGAAGATGCTTTCGCATTTTACTGAATTCCTGGTGCCATTTTTTTGTCTTTCTCCATGGCGATTCTTCCTTAACTTCGAGTTTTTCATGTCAGaagatatgtttttattttttctactGTGTTCTTCTACTTCACATATAAGACCATCCCTCCAATCATATTTTTTCTGTAATCCTGCTTTATCTTCATCACAGAGCTTGACAGATTTATCACCTGTGTGGATTAAGTAAGCCTCTTCACTTTTTTTGACGTCCACCGATAATTCATTTGATCTTATTGTTCTAACAGATTTCCCCCTTTTTAAACAGTTCATAGTAGATTTAGGTATCACATCTGGCTTCAATGAATCAATGCTATTTCTGCTCCGCAAGTCTTCTTTTTTGGGATTACCAAAATCCACAGAAGCGGTTTCAGACTTTTTCTCCCCATCATTCTCAGAAGACAATGCAGTGCCAAAACTGCCATTAAGAAGACATGCAGTATTCAAATCCAAGTTCCAAAAATCATTACTCGTGTTTTCTCCCTCCAACAAGTCCCCTTTGTCAGTTCTAAAAGAAGCTTTCAAGTTATTATCAGAACTTCTTTCGTTACTCATCTGAGAAGTCGAACCAACCTGAAGTTGTCCCTTGACAAGATCTGCATGTCTCACATCCGATTTCAAAAATTCAATGCATTCGTTTGGTTTGTACATTGACTCCTCTTTTTGACCCTTATGTAATCCCTTCAAGtcatttttacaaatattatccaCACTCATCGCAGAAAATGAGCCCACCATGGATCGCGCTTTGACCAGATTTGCAGGTTTACTATCCAAATTCGATGATACAACACCCTTGGTTGCCCTGTTAGACAAAGCCTCTGTTTCACCTTTACTAAAGCtcttcaaattatttttgttatttttctcAGCAGCAACCTCAGTGCCAAATCTTTGACTACTGAATCTACTGGATGAAGGTTTATTTCTTAATGGTGCCAATGATGATTCCAAGGCTGGAGGGAAGGACACTCGAAAACTATCCTTCCTCTCAAACTCTTCCATCTCTGAGGTTAGAATCGTTGGAGAGAGAGGCTTTGCAGTAGGTAACTTTGGACACACCAATTCGGTTTTACCAACAAAAGCAGGCTTTACATTACCCATGTTTTCTCTTAAATCCATCCTTTCAGATCTTAAACCCCAGGGGACGGGAGACGCAACAACAGTCTCCCTAAACTTCTCATCCAAATTTATGGGAACTAGACCCCTAAACCTCAACTTTTTACTTATATCAGAAGCTGCCAAATTGTTACCTTCGTGATCACCAGCAATGTCTATGATTCTCGATTTTAAACTCCTAACAGGCAAATTCAAGGGTCTATGACCATTTCTTCTTTCTGGTTTGACCTCATATTTTCCATTGGCCACAAATACCATAGATTCTGTAACAGCACACTTAGAATCCCACTCCTTCCTCACATTTTCATCACTAACCCCCTTTCGCAATCTCGAAGATCCAGAATCAGTAaactcatcaaaatcaaaactttcCCCAAAACCCCTATCCCGGGTCACATTCTTCTCACCATACCCATAAGTATTTCCAACCCCATTTTCAAAAAATGAAGAAAcatatgaaataccagaaacatATGAAGCTGAAAAATCACTACTTGAGCAACCCAGatttttattttcacaatttctTCTACTAAACAAACCATAACACACAATAATGCCAACTACAAAAAGATAAAAAAGCTCCCAAAAAGATGTAAAAATGGTCTGTTTAACAAACTGAGGAGGCTCTGAAGGAAT includes:
- the LOC108203116 gene encoding uncharacterized protein LOC108203116 produces the protein MCSTPHYSSKSFTHLFTNSIIILLLLVLLPFIPSEPPQFVKQTIFTSFWELFYLFVVGIIVCYGLFSRRNCENKNLGCSSSDFSASYVSGISYVSSFFENGVGNTYGYGEKNVTRDRGFGESFDFDEFTDSGSSRLRKGVSDENVRKEWDSKCAVTESMVFVANGKYEVKPERRNGHRPLNLPVRSLKSRIIDIAGDHEGNNLAASDISKKLRFRGLVPINLDEKFRETVVASPVPWGLRSERMDLRENMGNVKPAFVGKTELVCPKLPTAKPLSPTILTSEMEEFERKDSFRVSFPPALESSLAPLRNKPSSSRFSSQRFGTEVAAEKNNKNNLKSFSKGETEALSNRATKGVVSSNLDSKPANLVKARSMVGSFSAMSVDNICKNDLKGLHKGQKEESMYKPNECIEFLKSDVRHADLVKGQLQVGSTSQMSNERSSDNNLKASFRTDKGDLLEGENTSNDFWNLDLNTACLLNGSFGTALSSENDGEKKSETASVDFGNPKKEDLRSRNSIDSLKPDVIPKSTMNCLKRGKSVRTIRSNELSVDVKKSEEAYLIHTGDKSVKLCDEDKAGLQKKYDWRDGLICEVEEHSRKNKNISSDMKNSKLRKNRHGERQKNGTRNSVKCESIFMESDNFQVIADKEETRPGIVGDTHIEFNEVDKKAAEFIAKFREQIRLQKVASKREMNFLKIMYFVPGLGIIVA